A DNA window from Massilia putida contains the following coding sequences:
- the ppnN gene encoding nucleotide 5'-monophosphate nucleosidase PpnN yields the protein MNYDVVDTLISPEGRLEVLSKAEVSKLLDTSQGGLYQIFRKCALAVLNSGSSIDDGKELLERYKDFDIKIIQRERGIKLDIRGAPAHAFVDGKMIKGIHEHLFSVLRDIVYVNFEVTDNPRFDLTRPEGITDAVFHILRNANVIQPQRNPNLVVCWGGHSINRVEYNYSKHVGYQLGLRELDICTGCGPGAMKGPMKGAAIGHAKQRLQGGRYLGISEPGIIAAESPNPIVNDLVIMPDIEKRLEAFVRTGHGIVVFPGGAGTAEEILYILGILLHPDNAEQPFPLVFTGPATAREYFEQIDHFIGLTLGESAQRRYKIIIDDPDAVAREMQTGIRQVREFRKSRSDAYYFNWGLRIDPEFQKPFRPTHENMRNLSLHKNQETHLLAANLRRAFSGVVAGNVKEEGIRAIEQFGKFEIHGENEIMAPMDALLQSFVEQSRMKLPGKEYVPCYRVVR from the coding sequence ATGAATTACGACGTTGTCGATACGCTGATTTCACCGGAAGGACGGCTGGAAGTCCTGTCGAAGGCCGAGGTGTCCAAGCTCCTCGATACGAGTCAGGGCGGTCTGTACCAGATCTTCCGCAAATGCGCGCTGGCGGTGCTCAACTCCGGCAGTTCGATCGACGACGGCAAGGAACTGCTCGAGCGTTACAAGGATTTCGACATCAAGATCATCCAGCGCGAACGCGGCATCAAGCTCGATATCCGCGGCGCGCCCGCCCACGCCTTCGTCGACGGCAAGATGATCAAGGGTATCCACGAGCACCTGTTCTCGGTCCTGCGCGATATCGTCTACGTGAATTTCGAGGTGACGGACAATCCGCGCTTCGACCTCACGCGCCCGGAAGGCATCACGGACGCCGTCTTCCACATCCTGCGCAACGCCAACGTGATCCAGCCGCAGCGCAATCCGAACCTCGTCGTGTGCTGGGGCGGCCACTCTATCAACCGCGTCGAGTACAACTACTCCAAGCATGTGGGGTACCAGCTGGGCCTGCGCGAACTCGATATCTGCACGGGCTGCGGTCCGGGCGCGATGAAGGGCCCGATGAAGGGCGCCGCCATCGGCCACGCGAAGCAGCGCCTGCAGGGCGGCCGCTATCTCGGCATCTCGGAGCCGGGCATCATCGCGGCCGAGTCGCCGAATCCGATCGTCAACGACCTCGTGATCATGCCGGATATCGAGAAGCGCCTGGAAGCCTTCGTGCGCACGGGGCACGGCATCGTCGTGTTCCCGGGCGGCGCCGGAACGGCGGAAGAGATCCTGTACATCCTCGGCATCCTGCTCCACCCGGACAACGCGGAGCAGCCGTTCCCGCTCGTGTTCACGGGCCCGGCGACGGCGCGCGAATACTTCGAGCAGATCGACCATTTCATCGGCCTGACCCTGGGCGAGTCGGCGCAGCGCCGCTACAAGATCATCATCGACGACCCGGACGCCGTGGCGCGCGAGATGCAGACCGGGATCCGCCAGGTGCGCGAATTCCGCAAGTCGCGCAGCGATGCGTACTACTTCAACTGGGGCTTGCGGATCGACCCGGAATTCCAGAAGCCGTTCCGTCCGACGCACGAGAACATGCGCAACCTGTCGCTGCACAAGAACCAGGAAACGCACCTGCTGGCGGCGAACCTGCGCCGCGCGTTTTCGGGTGTCGTCGCGGGCAACGTGAAGGAAGAGGGCATCCGCGCGATCGAGCAGTTCGGCAAATTCGAGATCCACGGCGAGAACGAGATCATGGCGCCGATGGATGCGCTGCTGCAGTCGTTCGTGGAGCAGAGCCGCATGAAGTTGCCGGGTAAGGAGTACGTTCCCTGCTATCGGGTGGTTCGGTAA
- the lysS gene encoding lysine--tRNA ligase, producing MSTENQEQQAGSEPTSLAAEDNKIIAERRVKLAAIREKGIAFPNDFVPQHKAADLTEQFGGWTREQLEAEPQQVVLAGRMMLKREAGKKAAFATLQDASGPRADGRIQIYVTLDNTGEEAMEAFRHYDLGDILGVEGTLFKTKTDELTVKVTTLRLITKALRPLPDKFHGLADQETKYRQRYVDLIMNEETRRTFKARTAAIASIRRFMQDHGFMEVETPMLHPIPGGAAAKPFITHHNALDMQMFLRIAPELYLKRLVVGGFDRVFEINRNFRNEGVSIRHNPEFTMMEFYAAWTDYKWLMDFTEAVIRQAAVDAHGTAELTYGGRALDLSKPFHRLTIVQAINKFAPHYTDAQLHDMDFLKAELAKFGVKPHVISGLGALQLSLFEETAEAQLWEPTFIIDYPVEVSPLARASDTREGITERFELFMVGREIANGFSELNDPEDQSARFLAQVEAKQAGDEEAMYYDADYIRALEYGMPPTGGCGIGIDRLMMIITDSPNIRDVLLFPHLRKED from the coding sequence ATGAGCACCGAAAACCAAGAACAGCAAGCAGGCAGCGAGCCGACCAGCCTCGCGGCCGAAGACAACAAGATCATCGCCGAGCGCCGCGTGAAGCTGGCCGCGATCCGCGAAAAAGGCATCGCCTTCCCGAACGACTTCGTCCCGCAGCACAAGGCGGCGGACCTCACGGAGCAGTTCGGCGGCTGGACCCGCGAGCAGCTGGAAGCGGAGCCGCAGCAGGTCGTGCTGGCCGGCCGCATGATGCTCAAGCGCGAAGCGGGCAAGAAAGCGGCTTTCGCCACCCTGCAGGACGCGTCGGGCCCGCGCGCCGACGGCCGCATCCAGATCTACGTCACCCTCGACAACACGGGTGAAGAGGCGATGGAAGCGTTCCGCCACTACGACCTGGGCGACATCCTGGGCGTCGAGGGCACGCTGTTCAAGACCAAGACCGACGAGCTGACCGTGAAGGTCACGACCTTGCGCCTGATCACGAAGGCCCTGCGTCCACTGCCGGACAAATTCCACGGCCTCGCCGACCAGGAAACGAAGTACCGCCAGCGCTACGTCGACCTGATCATGAACGAGGAAACGCGCCGCACGTTCAAGGCGCGCACGGCCGCCATCGCGTCGATCCGCCGCTTCATGCAGGACCACGGCTTCATGGAAGTCGAGACGCCGATGCTGCACCCGATCCCGGGCGGCGCCGCGGCGAAACCGTTCATCACGCACCACAACGCGCTGGACATGCAGATGTTCCTGCGTATCGCGCCGGAGCTGTACCTGAAGCGCCTCGTGGTCGGCGGCTTCGACCGCGTGTTCGAGATCAATCGCAACTTCCGCAACGAGGGCGTGTCGATCCGCCACAACCCGGAATTCACGATGATGGAGTTCTACGCCGCGTGGACCGACTACAAGTGGCTGATGGATTTCACGGAAGCCGTGATCCGCCAGGCCGCCGTCGACGCGCACGGCACCGCGGAACTGACCTACGGCGGCCGCGCGCTGGACCTCTCGAAACCGTTCCACCGCCTGACGATCGTCCAGGCCATCAACAAGTTCGCGCCGCACTACACGGACGCGCAGCTGCACGATATGGATTTCCTGAAGGCGGAGCTGGCGAAGTTCGGCGTCAAGCCGCACGTCATCTCGGGCCTCGGCGCGCTGCAGCTGTCGCTGTTCGAAGAGACGGCGGAAGCGCAGCTGTGGGAACCGACGTTCATCATCGACTACCCGGTCGAAGTGTCGCCGCTGGCGCGCGCGTCGGACACGCGCGAAGGCATTACCGAACGCTTCGAACTGTTCATGGTGGGCCGCGAGATCGCCAACGGCTTCTCGGAGCTGAACGATCCGGAAGACCAGTCCGCGCGCTTCCTGGCTCAGGTCGAGGCGAAGCAGGCGGGTGACGAGGAGGCGATGTACTACGACGCCGACTACATCCGCGCGCTGGAATACGGCATGCCTCCGACCGGCGGCTGCGGCATCGGTATCGACCGTCTCATGATGATCATCACCGACTCGCCGAACATCCGCGACGTGCTGCTGTTCCCGCATCTGCGCAAGGAAGATTAA
- a CDS encoding HAD family hydrolase, which produces MKPAFIFDMDGTIVDNMAFHTDSWLAFFARRGKTYDPDAFFRETAGAQGREILRERLGADIPEDEIAVLAQEKDVLYREMYGPHRSAIQGFEAFVTTARAQGVKLAVATSAPPANIVFTLDELDLRRHFDAVVGAADVARGKPHPDVFLKAAEKLGIPPRDCIVFEDAPMGVEAARRAGMRTVVITTTLPADAFREFDNVVRIAAHYDDLNVGDLLGTP; this is translated from the coding sequence ATGAAGCCCGCCTTTATCTTCGACATGGACGGCACGATCGTCGACAACATGGCGTTCCATACGGATTCGTGGCTGGCGTTCTTCGCCCGCCGCGGCAAGACGTACGACCCGGATGCGTTCTTCCGCGAGACGGCGGGCGCGCAGGGCCGCGAGATCCTGCGCGAACGCCTTGGCGCCGACATCCCGGAAGACGAGATCGCCGTGCTGGCGCAGGAAAAGGACGTCCTGTACCGTGAGATGTACGGTCCGCACCGCAGCGCGATCCAGGGCTTCGAGGCCTTCGTCACGACCGCGCGCGCGCAAGGCGTGAAGCTGGCGGTGGCGACGTCCGCCCCGCCCGCGAACATCGTCTTCACGCTCGACGAACTGGATCTGCGCCGCCACTTCGACGCCGTCGTCGGCGCGGCCGACGTCGCGCGCGGCAAGCCGCATCCGGACGTCTTTTTGAAAGCGGCCGAAAAGCTCGGCATTCCGCCTCGAGACTGCATCGTGTTCGAAGACGCGCCGATGGGCGTCGAGGCCGCGCGCCGCGCCGGCATGCGCACCGTCGTCATCACGACGACCTTGCCTGCCGACGCCTTCCGCGAATTCGACAACGTCGTGCGCATCGCCGCCCACTACGACGACCTGAACGTCGGCGACCTGCTCGGCACCCCGTAA
- the prfB gene encoding peptide chain release factor 2 (programmed frameshift) yields the protein MEAERINALSALLNDLTSREAELRRYLDFDRKAEKLEQVNQELEDPAIWNDQKRAQDMGREKKALEGVVLTLEKARTDLTDASDLFEMAREEGDDATLEAVEADAAEITKVIEQMEFRRMFSNPMDHANCFIDIQAGAGGTEAQDWASMLMRQYLRYCERKGFKAEVMEVSEGEVAGIKTATIKVEGEYAYGHLRTETGVHRLVRKSPFDSANGRHTSFSSIFVYPEVDESIEIEINPADVRIDTYRASGAGGQHINKTDSAVRLTHAPSGIVVQCQNDRSQHRNKAEAFDMLRAKLFELELRKRMAEQQKLEDSKTDVGWGHQIRSYVLDQSRIKDLRTGFETGNTKNVLDGDLDDFISASLKQGV from the exons ATGGAAGCTGAACGCATCAATGCCCTCTCCGCCCTGCTGAACGACCTGACCAGCCGTGAAGCCGAACTTCGGAGGTATCTT GACTTCGACCGCAAAGCGGAGAAGTTAGAACAGGTCAACCAGGAACTCGAGGATCCCGCGATCTGGAATGACCAGAAACGCGCCCAGGACATGGGCCGCGAGAAGAAGGCGCTGGAAGGCGTCGTGCTGACCCTGGAAAAGGCCCGCACCGACCTGACGGACGCGTCCGACCTGTTCGAGATGGCACGCGAGGAAGGCGACGACGCGACCCTCGAAGCCGTGGAAGCCGATGCTGCCGAGATCACGAAGGTGATCGAGCAGATGGAATTCCGCCGCATGTTCAGCAACCCGATGGACCACGCCAACTGCTTCATCGACATCCAGGCCGGCGCCGGCGGCACCGAAGCCCAGGACTGGGCGTCGATGCTGATGCGCCAATACCTGCGCTATTGCGAGCGCAAGGGCTTCAAGGCCGAGGTGATGGAAGTGTCCGAGGGCGAGGTCGCCGGCATCAAGACGGCCACCATCAAGGTCGAGGGCGAATACGCCTACGGCCACCTGCGCACCGAAACCGGCGTGCACCGCCTCGTGCGCAAATCGCCGTTCGACTCGGCCAACGGCCGCCACACGTCGTTCTCGTCGATCTTCGTGTATCCGGAAGTCGACGAATCGATCGAGATCGAAATCAACCCGGCCGACGTCCGCATCGACACGTACCGCGCGTCCGGCGCCGGCGGTCAGCACATCAACAAGACCGACTCCGCGGTGCGCCTGACGCACGCGCCGTCGGGCATCGTCGTGCAGTGCCAGAACGACCGCTCGCAGCACCGCAACAAGGCCGAGGCGTTCGACATGCTGCGCGCCAAGCTGTTCGAGCTGGAACTGCGCAAGCGCATGGCCGAGCAGCAGAAGCTGGAAGATTCGAAGACGGACGTGGGCTGGGGCCACCAGATCCGTTCGTACGTCCTCGACCAGTCGCGCATCAAGGACTTGCGCACCGGCTTCGAGACCGGCAACACGAAGAACGTGCTGGACGGCGACCTCGACGACTTCATCTCCGCCTCGCTCAAGCAGGGCGTGTAA
- a CDS encoding bifunctional 2',3'-cyclic-nucleotide 2'-phosphodiesterase/3'-nucleotidase translates to MTLRLSHLFPLIPLAAPALAAPVPAGTHATLAILETTDLHANVVGYDYFKLAADPSLGLDRTAVLIAQARREFPNTLLFDNGDTLQGTALGDYQAVVAPVKCGELPAIYKAMKRLGYDGASVGNHDFNYGLGFLGQVTGTRFDVPGVERRAKPCAGPGFPIVLANVYSTKTHAPLFAPYRIIDKRVRAEDAAGRPVEAVIKVGIIGFTTPTIMSWDKRSLEGRVYTEGLVETARRYIPEMRRKGADLIVAISHGGLDASPYAPTMENGNYHLAQVPGIDALLLGHAHLLFPNPKSTAAQFNLPHVDKVRGTVFGVPAVMANLWGRNLGVIRFDLRHDGRGWKIAGDRTVVETRATQQADKSYVAFDPAVIDLVPAEHEATIRYVQTPVGATGFRMSTYFADVGDPSAIQVVNAAQADYVRDYVKANLPQYKDVPVLSVSAAFKAGAAGPGDYTDVAPGSLALNNAADLYLYPNALTAVKVDGAGLTAWLEKAANRFNTIDPARTEPQELVNTGFPSYNFDTVTSPDLRYDIDVTRPPGARIRNLEWQGKPVASDQVFLVATNNYRASGGGNFPGLDGTRTVIAAPDTNRDVLIAYIRARKHLTRTADGATRSWRFAPVATAGSVVFHAPPGKLELARAAGLGNVSELRPDDGQGKGCALYAVDLAR, encoded by the coding sequence ATGACGCTTCGCCTTTCCCATCTTTTTCCGCTGATTCCACTCGCCGCGCCCGCGTTGGCCGCGCCGGTTCCGGCCGGCACCCACGCCACGCTCGCGATCCTGGAGACGACGGATCTCCACGCCAACGTCGTCGGCTACGATTATTTCAAGCTGGCCGCCGACCCGTCGCTGGGGCTCGACCGCACGGCCGTGTTGATCGCCCAGGCGCGGCGCGAATTCCCGAACACTTTGCTTTTCGATAATGGCGACACGCTCCAGGGCACGGCGCTGGGCGATTACCAGGCCGTCGTCGCGCCCGTGAAATGCGGCGAGCTGCCGGCGATCTACAAAGCGATGAAACGTCTGGGCTACGACGGCGCCAGCGTCGGCAACCACGATTTCAACTACGGCCTGGGCTTCCTCGGCCAAGTGACGGGCACCCGCTTCGACGTGCCCGGCGTCGAGCGCCGGGCAAAACCCTGCGCGGGCCCCGGCTTCCCGATCGTGCTGGCCAACGTCTACAGCACCAAAACGCACGCGCCGCTGTTCGCGCCTTACCGCATCATCGACAAGCGCGTGCGGGCCGAGGACGCGGCCGGGCGCCCGGTCGAGGCGGTCATCAAGGTCGGCATCATCGGCTTCACGACGCCGACGATCATGTCGTGGGACAAGCGCTCGCTGGAAGGGCGCGTCTACACGGAAGGCCTCGTGGAGACGGCGCGGCGCTACATCCCCGAGATGCGCAGGAAGGGCGCGGACCTGATCGTCGCGATCTCGCACGGCGGGCTGGACGCGAGCCCGTATGCGCCGACGATGGAAAACGGGAATTACCATCTCGCGCAGGTACCGGGCATCGATGCGCTGCTGCTGGGCCATGCCCACCTGCTGTTCCCGAACCCGAAGAGTACGGCCGCGCAGTTCAATCTGCCGCACGTAGACAAGGTGCGCGGCACGGTGTTCGGCGTGCCGGCCGTGATGGCCAACCTCTGGGGTCGGAACCTGGGCGTGATCCGCTTCGACCTGCGCCACGACGGCCGTGGCTGGAAGATCGCCGGCGACCGGACCGTGGTCGAGACGCGCGCCACCCAGCAGGCGGACAAGTCGTATGTCGCGTTTGACCCGGCCGTAATCGACCTCGTGCCCGCCGAGCACGAGGCGACGATCCGCTACGTGCAAACGCCGGTCGGCGCTACCGGGTTCCGCATGTCGACCTACTTCGCCGACGTGGGCGACCCGTCCGCGATCCAGGTCGTCAACGCGGCGCAGGCCGATTATGTGCGCGACTACGTCAAGGCGAACCTGCCGCAGTACAAGGACGTGCCCGTGCTGTCCGTGTCGGCCGCGTTCAAGGCGGGCGCGGCGGGCCCGGGCGATTATACGGACGTGGCGCCCGGCAGCCTCGCGCTGAACAACGCGGCCGATCTATATCTATACCCGAACGCGCTCACCGCCGTGAAGGTCGACGGGGCGGGCCTGACGGCGTGGCTGGAAAAGGCGGCGAACCGCTTCAACACGATCGATCCGGCGCGGACGGAACCGCAGGAACTCGTCAACACGGGCTTCCCCAGCTATAACTTCGACACGGTCACGTCGCCCGATCTGCGCTACGACATCGACGTGACGCGCCCGCCCGGCGCGCGCATCCGCAACCTGGAGTGGCAGGGGAAGCCGGTGGCAAGCGACCAGGTCTTCCTCGTCGCGACGAACAATTATCGGGCGAGCGGCGGCGGCAATTTTCCCGGCCTGGACGGCACCCGCACCGTGATCGCGGCGCCGGACACGAACCGTGACGTGCTGATCGCGTATATCCGCGCGCGCAAGCATCTCACGCGCACGGCTGACGGTGCCACGCGCAGCTGGCGTTTCGCGCCCGTGGCGACGGCCGGGTCGGTCGTGTTCCATGCGCCGCCCGGCAAGCTGGAGCTGGCGCGCGCGGCGGGGCTCGGCAATGTTTCGGAACTGCGGCCGGACGATGGCCAGGGCAAGGGCTGCGCGCTGTACGCGGTCGACCTGGCGAGATGA
- a CDS encoding GAF domain-containing protein: protein MQSNVQEDDPILTTSEVARLLGVATSTVQIWMESGAIDSWKTPGGHRRTRLSLVQGLMHGDDHARSTPNPSTDKEYQPAPQPGYPIGVNERSRLAALAATGLVDTDEEARFDRLVRLASMVTGSPIALISLLTSTRQWFKAKVGMAARETPRDWAFCSHAILKNELFVVEDAMEDERFRMNPLVLQEPHIRFYAGVPLRDKSGQPLGTLCVIDREPRRLRASEVQSLIDLAEIASGEIQATGRNARS, encoded by the coding sequence ATGCAAAGCAACGTACAAGAAGACGATCCGATCCTGACCACGAGCGAAGTCGCGCGCCTGCTCGGCGTGGCGACGAGCACCGTGCAGATCTGGATGGAAAGCGGCGCGATCGACTCCTGGAAAACCCCGGGCGGGCACCGCCGTACGCGCTTAAGCCTGGTGCAAGGGCTGATGCATGGCGACGACCACGCCCGCTCGACCCCGAACCCGAGCACCGACAAGGAATACCAGCCGGCGCCGCAGCCCGGCTACCCGATCGGCGTTAACGAGCGCTCGCGGCTGGCCGCGCTGGCCGCCACCGGCCTTGTCGACACAGATGAGGAAGCCCGCTTCGACCGCCTCGTACGTCTGGCGTCGATGGTGACCGGCTCGCCGATCGCCCTCATCTCCCTGCTGACGTCGACCCGCCAATGGTTCAAGGCCAAAGTCGGCATGGCCGCGCGCGAGACCCCGCGCGACTGGGCGTTCTGCTCGCATGCGATTCTGAAAAACGAATTGTTCGTCGTCGAAGACGCCATGGAAGACGAGCGCTTCCGCATGAATCCCCTCGTGCTGCAGGAACCGCACATCCGCTTCTATGCGGGCGTGCCCCTGCGCGACAAGTCGGGCCAGCCGCTCGGCACGTTGTGCGTGATCGACCGCGAACCGCGCCGCCTGCGCGCGTCCGAAGTGCAAAGCCTCATCGACCTGGCCGAGATCGCTTCCGGCGAGATCCAGGCCACGGGCCGCAACGCGCGCTCCTGA
- a CDS encoding DUF2288 domain-containing protein encodes MKTDPLKDKELHDKINSETARVHWSELERHFAHGAVVYVSEELDLVEVALRIAHDDKDSITRWMNEGKVAKVSDVQASTWQAADTRLWASVVSPFVLVQPEKHAVH; translated from the coding sequence ATGAAAACCGATCCCCTCAAAGACAAGGAACTGCACGACAAGATCAACAGCGAGACCGCCCGCGTGCACTGGTCCGAACTGGAACGCCATTTCGCCCACGGGGCCGTCGTATACGTGAGCGAGGAACTGGACCTCGTCGAGGTCGCCTTGCGCATCGCCCACGACGACAAGGACAGCATCACGCGCTGGATGAACGAAGGCAAGGTCGCCAAGGTGTCGGATGTGCAGGCCAGCACCTGGCAGGCGGCCGACACCCGCCTGTGGGCGTCCGTCGTCAGCCCGTTCGTGCTCGTACAGCCGGAGAAGCACGCCGTGCACTGA
- a CDS encoding RES family NAD+ phosphorylase — protein MKLVPRLTALRQFDTCRLIPSRFADLEDSVLAPLADDDGMLRDLFDLDNATNDRLRGESGLLPGIGVDELVFGVPNFRIINAAYTYARPEGSRFNDGERGAWYCAFDVETALAEVSFHKAVEYQEIDRFDDSVNYQALLADFSATFHDLRGSDAWHDCLAPDSYLASQALAADLLDAGSMGVIYPSVRRPEGTNLACFRPALVGNVRKGHAYRLTWAGSPVPAVEAL, from the coding sequence GTGAAACTCGTCCCCCGCCTGACGGCGCTGCGGCAGTTCGACACCTGCCGCCTGATCCCGTCGCGCTTCGCCGACCTCGAAGACTCCGTGCTGGCCCCGCTGGCCGACGACGACGGCATGCTGCGCGACCTGTTCGACCTCGACAACGCCACCAACGACCGCCTGCGCGGCGAATCCGGCTTGCTGCCCGGCATCGGTGTGGACGAACTCGTGTTCGGCGTGCCGAATTTCCGCATCATCAATGCGGCCTACACCTACGCACGGCCGGAAGGCAGCCGCTTCAACGACGGCGAGCGGGGCGCGTGGTATTGCGCGTTCGACGTCGAAACGGCGCTGGCCGAGGTGAGTTTCCACAAGGCGGTCGAATACCAGGAGATCGACCGCTTCGACGACAGCGTGAATTACCAGGCGCTACTGGCCGACTTCAGCGCCACCTTCCACGACCTGCGCGGGTCCGACGCGTGGCACGACTGCCTCGCGCCGGACAGCTATCTCGCCTCGCAGGCGCTCGCGGCCGACCTGCTGGACGCCGGCTCGATGGGCGTCATCTACCCGAGCGTACGCCGGCCCGAAGGCACGAACCTCGCGTGCTTTCGTCCCGCACTGGTCGGCAATGTCCGCAAGGGCCATGCATATCGGTTAACATGGGCGGGTTCGCCGGTTCCCGCCGTCGAAGCCCTTTGA
- a CDS encoding MbcA/ParS/Xre antitoxin family protein, producing MNFAYAYPKSRFEPAVLVDLSARSERERLSESALKGFFRLAGAWQIRDEDARELLGGLSSSSFYEWKKHPARVLEVDRITRISYLLGIYKALHILYGDKLADEWVHLPNTNPIFNGRTPLAYMLGGGLLAMQTVRRLLDARRGGL from the coding sequence ATGAACTTCGCCTACGCCTACCCCAAGAGCCGGTTCGAGCCGGCGGTCCTCGTCGACCTGTCCGCCCGCTCCGAGCGCGAGCGGCTGTCGGAATCGGCCCTGAAAGGGTTTTTCCGCCTGGCGGGCGCCTGGCAGATCCGCGACGAGGACGCGCGTGAACTGCTCGGCGGATTGTCGTCCTCGTCGTTCTACGAATGGAAAAAACACCCCGCGCGGGTGCTCGAAGTCGACCGCATCACCCGCATCTCCTACCTGCTGGGCATCTATAAGGCCCTGCACATTCTGTACGGCGACAAGCTCGCGGACGAATGGGTGCACCTCCCGAACACGAATCCGATCTTCAATGGCCGCACCCCGCTGGCGTATATGCTGGGCGGCGGCCTGCTGGCGATGCAGACCGTGCGCCGGCTGCTCGACGCCCGCCGCGGAGGGCTGTGA
- a CDS encoding YybH family protein encodes MLMLAMASAARPSHDELKKQVADTERAFAATMKARDHAAFTSFLADEAIFFSGPTPLRGRDTIANAWRKYYEGERAPFSWEPEQVEVVESGTLAYSGGPVYDPSGKVVGRFNSIWRLEAPGRWKIVFDKGEAPPCHCKP; translated from the coding sequence ATGCTGATGCTGGCTATGGCGAGCGCTGCGCGGCCGTCGCACGACGAACTCAAGAAACAGGTGGCCGATACGGAACGCGCCTTCGCGGCCACGATGAAGGCGCGCGACCATGCCGCATTCACATCCTTCCTGGCCGACGAGGCCATCTTCTTTTCCGGCCCGACGCCGCTGCGCGGGCGCGACACGATCGCCAATGCCTGGCGCAAATACTACGAAGGCGAGCGCGCCCCGTTCTCGTGGGAGCCCGAGCAGGTGGAAGTGGTGGAGTCCGGCACGCTGGCCTACAGCGGCGGACCCGTCTACGACCCCAGCGGCAAGGTGGTCGGGCGCTTCAATTCGATCTGGCGGCTGGAAGCGCCGGGGCGGTGGAAGATCGTGTTCGACAAGGGCGAAGCGCCGCCCTGTCACTGCAAGCCCTGA